In Candidatus Desulfatibia profunda, the following proteins share a genomic window:
- a CDS encoding SRPBCC family protein: MDRNLKAQRLLLVFFVCIFLFLPGCSTKPIVTSAEYSRYEGEINQHTRLIRTDRHRIFRILTSADTFKAICPQGTIVTYEAPLPYRTGTFVHTKIDHIFKLTWRSRVEEVICDHTIRLQFLDGFFAGGTELWKIEPEDAFTRVTHTIIVRPRGLFKKLAWSLKVRRKHDKMLEALLDNLKHLAETD, encoded by the coding sequence GTGGACCGAAACCTTAAGGCCCAAAGACTTCTTCTGGTATTCTTCGTTTGTATTTTTCTATTTTTGCCGGGCTGTTCCACCAAGCCCATCGTCACTTCGGCTGAATACTCCCGATACGAGGGGGAAATCAATCAGCATACCCGTTTGATCCGGACCGACAGGCACCGGATATTCCGGATTCTGACCAGCGCAGACACATTCAAAGCAATCTGCCCGCAGGGCACGATCGTAACATACGAAGCCCCCCTGCCCTATCGGACCGGAACTTTCGTCCATACCAAAATTGATCATATTTTCAAACTGACGTGGCGTTCACGGGTAGAGGAGGTTATTTGTGACCACACCATTCGATTGCAGTTTCTGGACGGTTTTTTTGCCGGTGGAACGGAACTCTGGAAAATTGAACCGGAGGACGCTTTCACCCGGGTAACGCACACCATTATTGTCCGGCCGAGGGGGCTTTTTAAAAAACTAGCCTGGAGCTTGAAAGTCAGACGCAAACACGACAAGATGCTCGAAGCGTTGCTTGACAATCTCAAGCACCTCGCGGAAACAGACTGA